One window from the genome of Hydractinia symbiolongicarpus strain clone_291-10 chromosome 1, HSymV2.1, whole genome shotgun sequence encodes:
- the LOC130645213 gene encoding transmembrane protein 272-like, which produces MVCQNNKVEDEEMCILQKKIKDEEKKDEEEEEGMGLAMFLGSVFAFVYSVAMLIMGSLYFSECELQPLLPIYLFVAGVDVHCGFIAYFISRWKKLKDIRKVLLPFVLFFVLWFIFGSIVVFSKVKDWHSPYRCNVDLFNFARGSLVFFWGTTLTSILIWFCRRYIFD; this is translated from the exons ATGGTTTGTCAAAATAATAAAGTCGAGGACGAAGAAATGTGtattttacaaaagaaaattaaagacgaagaaaaaaaagatgaagaagaagaagaaggaatgG GTCTTGCAATGTTTCTTGGAAGTGTGTTTGCGTTCGTGTATTCCGTTGCCATGCTAATTATGG GTTCGCTGTATTTCTCCGAATGTGAATTGCAGCCATTGTTACCAATATACCTCTTCGTAGCTGGAGTCGATGTTCATTGCGGCTTCATAGCGTACTTTATATCGCGTTGGAAGAAACTGAAAGATATACGAAAAGTATTACTCCCCTTTGTCTTATTCTTCGTTTTATGGTTTATATTCGGTAGCATAGTTGTGTTTTCGAAAGTTAAAGACTGGCACTCGCCTTATCGATGCAACGTAGACTTGTTCAACTTCGCTCGTGGTTCGTTAGTCTTCTTTTGGGGCACCACCCTAACCTCGATATTAATTTGGTTCTGCAGAAGGTATATTTTCGATTAG
- the LOC130645223 gene encoding lysM and putative peptidoglycan-binding domain-containing protein 4-like — protein MSESDTLAKKKQISRILDIVDQDVEPHNAMQNVVQYLNSVSQDLPNNMTKEQYYELQQTKFRTRKRNLSGGSESSTESTADKPLFGRKECIYVGVTEEDSLVKLALKYNCHVSELKYANKIYNEKELHALKTIKVPVVKDGLIYGEYHRALKQGIRDQVSELNSAVKLNYVSNERKFDIPKPYVFSSNLDYMSSDDDEELEIFSSRDRHFSESAHLLAEPLVRQNGRSGNMKDASDVTIHEYMENMDKVVQEKVSEMENKEESLRDIADSLTGQVIFPSGRKEKPEQYGSVCSITWSHCLMVICLVAVVVPVGYLIYFYNSKNHSS, from the exons ATGAGTGAAAGTGATACCCTggcaaagaaaaagcaaatcagTCGTATACTTGATATCGTTGATCAAGATGTTGAACCACACAATGCGATGCAAAATGTAGTACAATACCTGAACAGTGTGTCACAAGACTTGCCTAACAATATGACAAAAGAGCAGTATTATGAATTACAGCAAACAAAATTCCGGactagaaaaagaaatttatcagGTGGTAGTGAAAGCTCAACTGAGTCAACTGCAGATAAACCATTGTTTGGTCGTAAAGAATGTATCTATGTGGGTGTTACTGAAGAGGACAGCCTGGTTAAGTTGGCTTTGAAATATAATTGTCAT GTGTCTGAATTAAAGTATGCCAACAAGATTTACAATGAAAAAGAATTGCATGCTTTGAAAACCATAAAAGTACCAGTCGTAAAGGACGGCCTTATATATGGTGAATATCATCGTGCACTGAAGCAAGGAATTAGGGACCAAGTATCTGAACTTAATTCAGCAGTTAAGTTGAACTATGTTAGTAATGAAAGAAAATTTGACATTCCCAAACCGTACGTGTTTAGTAGTAATCTGGATTATATGTCCAGTGACGATGATGAAGAACTTGAAATTTTCAGTAGCCGCGATCGGCATTTTTCAGAGTCAGCTCATTTGTTAGCTGAGCCGCTAGTAAGACAGAACGGGCGTTCTGGTAATATGAAAGATGCCAGTGATGTTACTATTCACGAATACATGGAAAATATGGATAAAGTAGTGCAAGAAAAAGTGTCTGAGATGGAGAACAAGGAGGAGAGTTTAAGAGATATTGCAGACTCTCTAACTGGCCAAGTTATATTTCCTAGCGGAAGGAAAGAAAAACCAGAACAATACGGTTCCGTGTGTTCGATTACATGGAGCCACTGTTTAATGGTGATTTGTCTTGTAGCTGTCGTTGTCCCTGTAGGatatcttatttatttttataattcgaAAAATCATTCAAGCTGA
- the LOC130659463 gene encoding uncharacterized protein LOC130659463 — MKVPMPYDDRFSQYKSPYSTSGYAQVCREYGASANALYKFKAVMSSLTNGRWWPKVYGDWAKFILPTSQGLTSEGLTKLSERYNNNILIAPSNVNVGVYVDLNNKPIVKHTTPPRHSTPPIPPKHTTPPRHTTPPIHTTPPKHTIKPPPKHTTPPIPPKHTTPPIPSKHATPPIPPRHTTKHTIQAIPYTPSKHAIPPIPPDYTTSPEQPPQNQHQDTKTVLFTISVGLIIVYI, encoded by the exons ATGAAGGTCCCCATGCCTTACGATGATCGGTTTTCTCAGTACAAAAGCCCCTACTCAACCTCTGGATACGCACAGGTATGCCGCGAATACGGTGCAAGTGCTAACGCCTTGTACAAGTTTAAGGCTGTCATGTCGTCATtaacaaatggtagatggtggcccaAGGTATATGGTGATTGGGCTAAATTCATCCTACCAACAAGCCAAGGTCTAACATCGGAGGGTCTGACCAAGCTAAGCGAAA ggtataacaacaacattctCATAGCACCTTCCAATGTAAATGTGGGGGTCTATGTTGATTTGAACAACAAGCCTATTGTCAAACATACTACGCCCCCTAGGCATAGTACACCTCCCATACCTCCCAAGCATACTACACCTCCTAGGCATACCACGCCACCTATACATACCACACCTCCAAAGCATACTATCAAACCACCTCCTAAgcatactacacctcctataCCTCCTAAgcatactacacctcctataCCTTCTAAGCATGCTACACCTCCCATACCTCCCAGGCATACTACAAAGCATACTATACAGGCTATACCATATACACCCTCCAAGCATGCCATACCACCTATACCTCCTGATTATACCACATCGCCCGAACAACCCCCGCAAAACCAACACCAGGATACCAAGACAGTGCTCTTTACTATCAGTGTAGGCCTCATCATAGTCTACATCTGA